DNA from Krasilnikovia cinnamomea:
CGACCGCTGCCGGGCCGCCGGCGCGCCGCTGGAACGCTGGCCCGCGTTCCGCCAGTTCTTCGACGAGTCCGTGCTGGCCGGGCTGCCCGCCGACATCCTCGACCTGCTCGTACGCACCTGCGTGCTGGACGTGCTGACCCCCGACCGGTGCGCCCGGCTCACCGGCGCGCCGGTCGCCGCCGCGACGCTGGACGGCCTGATCGGCACGTACGCGCTGCCGATGACCGCGCACGGCGACCGCTACCGGTACGAGCCGCCGTTCCGCGCGCACCTCGCGCAACTGCTGGGTGAGCAGCTCGGGCCGGTGGGCCTGCGCGAATGGCACCGGCGCAGCGCCGAAGTCCTGCTCGACGAGGACGCGCCCGCCGAGGCGGCCCGCTCCCTGGCCCGCGCGGGCGACTGGCCCGCCCTGCAACTGCTGCTGGCCGAGAACGGCCCGATCGTGGTCCGCCCACCTGCCGTCGACCTGCTCGAACTGGTCCCCGCCGCGCAACGCGACGACGAACCGTGGCTGGTCTACGCCGAAGCGGAACACCACCTCAACAACGCGCAGCTGCCCGAGGCCCGCGACCGCTTCCGTGCCGCCGAGGCGATGTTCGCCTCCCGCGCCGACGTGAGCGGCGAGGTCGGCCTGCTGGCGGTCCGGAGCCAGCTCGGCGAGGTCGAATCGCTGCTGGCCGAGTCGCTGCCCCCCAGAGGTCTGCACTGGACCGCCTGGCTGCGGGTGGCCGTCGGCCCCAACGCGGTCCAGAACACCCGCCGGGTCACCGAGCTGACCCCCGCCGAGGCGGAACTCATCCGGCTGGTCGGCGCGGTCTACGGCGGCGGAGTGCCGGACGAGATCACCCGCGAGACGCACACCGTCGGCATCGACGCCAGCGACTCGGCGGTCGCCCTGCTCGGGCTGCGGCTCGTGCGTACCTGCCTGGCCGTCGCCCGGGGCAAGGCGTCGCCCGCCGCCCTGGAACGGATCGCCGACGAGGCCGAGATGCTGGGCCTCGGCTGGGTCGCCCGGCTGGCGCTGGGGGCGCGGGCGCTCGGGCGCAGCCCGTACACGGCGGTGGACGCGTACGCGGTCGCGGCCGCCTGCCGGCGGGCCGGTGACCGGTGGGGGCACATGCTGGTCACCTCCGTGGGCGTGATCTGCGAGGTGCGCGACGGACGGCTCGACGAGGAGCGGCTGGCCGCGCTCTCCGCCGAGGCCACCGAGATGGGCGCCGAATCCATCGCCGCCTGGGCGGACGCCTTCTGGGCGCTGGCCCGGGCCCGCCGCGCCGATCCCGCAGCGGCCCGCGAGGCGCAGGCCGCCATCGACCGGGCCGAGGCCGCCCGGGTGCCCGGCGCCGCGGTGGCGGGCATGCTGGCCGTCGCGGTGGCCGACCCGCTGCGCCGGGCGGTGTTGCTGCGGGCCGCCGCGGACCGGGCGGCCGAGGCGGAACTGCCCCGTACGACGTTCAAGTTCTGGGTCGCCACGTACGCGGCGGGCGCCACCGCCAACCCCGCGCCCGCCGTACAGATCCGCTGCTTCGGTGGCTTCGCGATGGCGATCAGCGGCCGCCCGGTCGACCTGGCGCAGGTCCGCCCGCGCGCCCGCAGCGCGCTGCGCCTGCTGGCCATGCACGCGGGCCGGTTCGTGCACCGCGAAGTGCTCATCGAGGCGCTCTGGTCCGACCTGGCCCCGGCCGCCGCGACCCGCAACCTGCAGGTGACCATCTCGGCACTGCGCGGACTGCTCGAACCCGACAGCGGACGCGGGAAGGCGCAGATGCTGCTGCGCTCCGGCGACGCGTACGGGATCGTGCTGCCGACAGGCAGTTACGCCGATACGGCGGCGTTCACCGAGGCGGTGCAGCGGTGGCAGCAGCAGCGCCGATCCGGCAGCTTCGCGTCCGAAGTGGACGCGATGCGCGCGGCGCTGGCCGCGTACGGTGGGGAACTGCTGCCCGAGGAGGGGCCCGCCGAATGGGCTGTTGAGGCGCGGGAGCAGTACCGGCATCTAGCCACGCGGGTGGCGCGGGAGCTGGCCACGGCCGAGCTGACCCAGGGCAACGTCGCCGACGCGATCCGGGCCGCCGAGCAGTGCATCTCGTTGGACCCGCACGATGATGAGGCGTGGCAGGTGCTGCTGCGTGCGTATGCCCGCAGCGCCACACCGGCGAAGGCGCTGGAGGCGCGGCGGCGGTATGCGGACATGTTGGCGCGGCTGGGGGTGCCGGAGCCGACGCAGCAGCAGCTGCACGGGGGGAACGCGGCGATGGTCCCGCCACCGCCGCGCCGCCGCGCACCCCGTGACGGCTGAGGATCCGTTCTGCCCGAGGCGTGGCCGCTCCGACCGGCTCGGGTCACCGGTCGTCATATGCCTCGCGCAGTTCCCGCATGTAATTCGAGAGAACCGCCTCGATGCGCGTCGGCGGCACGCCGCCCGGAGCACTCAGGGCCACCTTCGCCAGTTCAACGCCACGCTGGCCTCGCCGACTGAATAACTCGCTGAGGTAGTCGACGCCGCTGCGCACGGTGCCACCTGCCATCTCATGCTCGGCGAGCGCGCGCAGCCGCCGACCGATGTCCTCGGCAGGCTCCGCCAATGATGCCAGTCGATAAATGTCGCCGGCGTCCTTGGGCTTCACCCGATCCGACGGCTGCCCGCGCTTCCGCTCATCCCCGATACGCTCGAACAGCTTGTGCGCCTTTGCAATCAGCAGCGCGGCCGTACCCGCCACATTCACCTCGGCAGTCCGCCGGTCGGATTTGTCGAGGCTCGGCACCGTCATCCGGCTGTAGTCGATGATCGCTGCTTCCAGCCCGGGCCCTCGCCGGGCCACGCCAGCCGCCTGTTCCGGCAGTCGGGCGGCCCGGCGGCCCGGCCCAGCGACTGCCTCCGGCACCATGAGGTCCACCTCCACCGAACGAGTCGTGCCGTCAGGCATCCGAACGTGGGTGAACCAGGCGCCGGGCTGGCTCAGCCGATCGAAGCCCGCCGCCCGCATCACCTGTTCCAGTTGTGGCTCCCCGCCCAGCACGTCCGGGTTCAGCGCGAGATCGGCATCGGTGGTGTACGGATCCACCGACACGTCGAACGACGCCTGCCCCGTGCGCAGGTACACCGCCTGAGCGCCGATCAGTACTACCGGGCTTGGGCTTCTGTCCAACGCGATCAGCGCGGTGAGCAATGCCTGGCGTGCCGCAACGTAGGCAGGATCCATGTCGCCAGGCTACCGACCATCCCTTTAGGACAGAGAACGTGCCCGCCACTGCTGTTCGTGATCGACCATCCATCGAAGGACCGCCTCGCCCTGCTCGGGCAGCCGCCCGGGGCCGTTCACGCAGTCGAGCACGAGCTGGCTCAACGCGACATGCGGGAGCCCGCCGACCGTCCGGGTTCCCCGCATCACCCATGCATCGTCCGGATGCAGTACCACCACATCCGCGCCCTCGTCGGTAGGCACCAGCCGGCCGAACCTTCGGAGTTCTTCCAGCTCGGTGGAGTACACCGCCAGCTGCGCCGCGCCGGCGACGGGAGCCACCTCCCGCGCGGCAAAGGCCCCGGTCACGGCGACTGTCGGTGCGTCGGGATCGCTCGCCAGCTGTTTGTAGAAGGCTGCCGCGCCTGCCGGCGCCACGAACGGGGTTGCCTGCGAATTTCGGAACGGCGTGTATGACCTCCCCGCCACGTCCAGCAACCGGAACCAGGCAACGTCCTTCACCTCGCCGCGGCGAGGTCGGTCCACCAGCGCTTGGTCGTGCAAGGTGTCCAACAGCTTGGACACGTAAGACTGGCTCAGCCCGGTCACTGCTGCCAGTTGCGTCAGCCGATACGGTGGCCGATGATCCACCAGGGTCCGCACCAGACGCCGAGCCTTGGCGCCCTGCAATGTCGCCGCTGATTGCGGCCGTGGTGCCGGATCACGTTGCGCCCCCTGTAGCCGCACGTAGACCGCCGGGCGCTCGGCTCGGACCAGGACGTTGCCGGTGAGGTCGAGGAACGAGATGCCTCGGTCCTGCAGTGCCTCTCGTGTTGTCTGGCTCAGCCACGGCGCCACGACCAGCAGTGTGGCTCCGTTCTGCACCGCCCTCCGGTTCGCCGGCCCGTGGAAAAGGCCAAGCACATCGCGTGGGCTGAGCTTCGACCTCGCTTCGACGATGACGTCGCCGCGACCTGTCTGCGCTGACAGGGCCCACAGCGCATCTCGATCACGAGATTCTCGGCCAGGTGGCTCATCTACCTGGATGTAGTCGGGCAGCAACTCCTGAAGGTGGGCCTTTGCCTGGTCAAGTAGGTTTGGCTCAGACATCTCAGCAGCCAACTTTCCTGGCAAGCCAACTTTCCTCGATTAGGAAAGTTTGGCTTTGGGTGGCAACTTCGCTGAATAGCCTACTTCACTGAGCCAGGAAAGTCGCGCCCTGAGGAAAGTTCCGGGCCCCCGAGGCAGCCTCCCTCCGGCCGGCGAGAGCCAGCGCGTGGTCGTTGATCGGCTTGGCTAGATCAGCGACTCCAGGTGATCTCTACGCCGGGCTCCTGTGCAGTTTGACAGTTGCTGACGAATGTCTACTGTGCGGTCATGAGCTCACGACCACTGACGGTGACCTTCGACGCGCACGACGCGGCCGGCCTGGCCCGGTTCTGGTCCGGCGTTCTCGGCCGGGAGGTCATCGAGGACGCCGGTGGTGCGTTCCTGCGCGGCGAGGATGCTCAGCTGAGCCTCCGGTTCGTCCCGAGCCGCGCGGGGAAGGCGGGGCCGAACCGCATGCATATTCACCTGACCAGCGCCAGCGCCGCCGATCAGCAGGACACGGTCGCGACGGCGCTGCGGCTCGGCGCTCGCCACCTCGACGTCGGGCAGCTCCCCGAGGAGGAGCACGTCGTTCTCGCCGACCCCGAGGGCAACGAATTCTGCGTGATCGAAGCTGGCAACTCCTTCCTCGCTGGGTGCGGCTTCCTCGGGGAGCTGGCCTGCGACGGCACCCGGGAGGTGGGTCTCTTCTGGAGTGCGGCGCTGGGCTGGCCGCTGGTCTGGGACCAGAACGAGGAGACCGCGATCCAGTCGCCGCACGGCGGCACAAAGGTCGCGTGGGGAGGACCGCCCGTGACCCCGAAAGCTGTGCGGAACCGGCAACGCTTCAGCCTCACCCCCGCCGGTGGGGATCAGCAGGCGGAGGTCGACCGGCTGGTCTCGCTCGGGGCCACTCGGCTGGAAGTCGAGCCGAGCGGTGCTGTTGTGTTGGCCGACCCGGACGGCAACGAGTTTCGCGTCGAAGGCAGGTGGAAGGGTGCCTCAGCGATCACGCCACGATAAGGGCGACAGCCTGACAGCTGCTTTGGCGATTCGCCGGCCGGTCTCGGTGTGGAGACCCTTGCGCGCCGAGTCGATCCAGCCCTCCGTTCGCTGAACGCCGATGTCGCGGTATTCGACGGCCTGGAGAAGCATCTCCAGTTTGTCGGCGTCCTTGGCGCACCGGGCTTCGAGCGTCCCGTGTGACTCGTACTCGTCCACGGCACTGCGGACCATGTCCCGGGACCGTTTCGGAAGCTGGTCGGTCTGATCGGCGGTGATCTGGCGCGGATCAGGCTTGGTCAGGTACGCGGCAGCGGTGTGGGGCAGGTCGCCGGTGCGGGTCTCCTGGCTGTCGTGCCACAGCGCCAGGAACGCGGCACGGGCGGGATCGGCGCCCTCTTCGGCGGCGATGAGCGCCGCCAACTGGGCGGCACGCATGCTGTGCTCGGCGACCGACTCGGGATCGCGTACGCCCGCGTGCCACCAGCCGGAGCGCCGGATGCGTTTCAACAACCCGAGCTCGAACCCGAATCCGGCGAGCGCTTTTGCGTCCTCTGGCACGGTGGCGCCTCTCTATTGATCGGTGGTCCGCAGGCTTTCCACGAGCTCTTGAGCCAGGTCGGGGCTCCCCGCTGCGACGAATCGCTGCCGTCGGTCCATGGCCTTGACCACCTCTGCGAACGAACCGAAGTGGTAGTCGAGGGATACGGGCTGCCCGTCAAGGTCGAGTACCGTGCCGCCGGAGGCGTGAAGTATGTAGTGCCCCGGGGCGAGATCCCACACCGCGAAGCCCTTGGCGAACTCGATCACGGCTTCCGTCATTCCGGCGGCGACGTGGCAGAGGCTGACGGAGCCGAAGTCCACGCCGATCCGCCCCCGACTCCTGCCGTCGTTTCCCGGCTGGGCGAGCTCACCAAGTAACCGGGTCTTCTGTGCGAGCGGGATGAACCGCTCGCCGGGTCGCATGAGGAAGTTGGTGACGAGCGACTCGGAGAGTGGCTTCCTCGTGCCCTGTTCGAGCGCGAAGGATTCCGAGTCGGCCGTGATGGCGAAGGCGCGGTCCATGCCGTGCTCGTCGCGCGCGCCCACGTAGAGCTGCAGGTGGTGGAAGATGTCACCGACCACCGCGATGATGGGTCGAGCGGCGGCACGGGAGTAGACCATGACGTGCGTGTAGCCGAGCAGCCCACGTACGGCCAGTTCGCTGGTGTCCAAGGGGTCGACGAGGACGCAGAGGTCCGGATCGGGGTTGTCGCCGATTACCTCGGGCTCGGCCTCCTCGGAGGCGTAGACGAATGAACCGAGGATCGGGGTGAGAAGTTCCCGGTAGCGGCGGTGCATCCACAGGTCGTGTTCGGACAGGAAGTTGTCGACGTGCCGCAGGTTCGCACTTTCGCCGCGTATGCCACTGAGAGCCGCCTCGATGAGGCGCGGGCGCAGATCCAGCATCACTCCGCGTACCGTCTCCGCGATCCTCGCGGCGAGCGGGGGGATGTCGTCGGCATGCTCCATCGGTACGTCTCCCGTCTGCTCAGCGCAGTTCCAACGGTGGCTCGATGCCCGGAGGACACATCGTCGCAGCGATGAACACCGCCTCGAAGTTCGCCGCCTGCATGATCTTCGCGCCAGTCAGGTCTTCGAAGCTCTCGACCTCGAGCGATCTGCCCTTGGTCATCGCGCCGAACACGGCAAAGTAGAGCTCCGCCCCCGGGTATCGCTTACGCAGTTCGCGGGCGACCCTCCCAACGACATCTGCGTGCTTCACCTCGAAATCGCAGATCACGATGACCGGGGCCGCGACTGAGTCGGGGTAGTGGGACTCTGCCGCGAAGGTGATCTCGTTCCTGACACGGTTGCACCTGAGGTACCCGATCGCGCAGCGATTGAACTGGGCGGACGCCAGGAAGGTCGCCATGACCAAGCCGGCTTCATTCACTCCGAAGCAGATGTTCGCATCAAGTCTCCGGCCGAGGCTCTTGATCTGCCTCATCAATCGCTGGATGCCGAATCCGAACGTGTTCCAGGTCAGGTCGATCAGCTGCCCAGGGTTGGGATTGGGCAGTGAGAAGGTGCAGATCGCCGAGTTTCCGTTGTCGATCGTGGGCACGACGAGGTTGGCGTCGGGCCCGATGATGTTGTCGACGTCGGGTGAGCCGCCGACCACCGCATTTCGCGCTCGGAGCGCATCGCTCGTTGCGGAGATCGACGAGCGGTCGGCGGCGGTCTTCAGCGCCAACTGGTCTTCCGGGGCGAGCTTCTCGTACGCCTCCTGAACCAGATCTCCGGGGGAGATGACCTCGTCAGCCGTTCCGTGTGGCCCTCGTCCGTACGCGGCAGCCAGGATGAGAAGGCTCGCAAATGAGGGAGGAGATCCAGCACCGGCGGCGCCGCGCGCTCGCGCCCAGCTCTCCCAGGCATTGATGGTTGTCCCGCCGAGGGTGGTCTGATTGCCCGACACCTCGTTGTATCGAGCGGCTGCCTGGTCCTGCGAGAGTCCTGCCGCGTAGCGGAACGCCTGGATACTGGGCAGGTCCTGATGGCGGCTCATCAAGTCGTGAGCTGCGGCCTTGACGGATCCGTGCGAATGGAACAGGGCTCGTCCCAATCTCGCAAGCTCTCGTCCGCGCGCCTGCGGAGACTGGCTCTGTCGCCCAGCCAGGCCCATGTCGACCTTTCCGTCGTCCATGTACTGCTGCGTTGTGTAGCCGACCGTGGCGGCAACATTACTGTTGCCCATCGGAATGGGCAAGGCTTGCGTGCGCGGCGAAACAGCAGGTCAGCCGTACACAGAGATCCGGGCAGGAACGGACCGCTTCGCAGGTGTGCGGGCTCCCCCGGCAATGCGACCGTCTTCTCAGCTCGGCCAACGGATCGGGCGCGGTGACGCCTCCGCCCCCCATCCCAGCGAACGGGTAGGGGCGGTGGTGGAAGCAGAAGGGAGAAGCACGTATGCACCTGCCTGCGCGTCCAGACTGGAGCTGTGAGGAGTGCGGGCAGCCGTGGCCGTGCGACTCCACGAGGGTGGCCCTGAGTGGGGAGTATCAGGGCGAACGGGCCTCGTTGCTGATCTATCTCGCCTTCCACCTGGCGGACGCGATTGATGACTTCAGCCAACCCGACCGTGGCCCCGTGCCGGACCTCTACGCGCGATTCCTGGGCTGGATCCCTCAGCCGACGATCGCCCCCGGTGGCCCTAGTAAGGAGAGCGGTGCTGTTTTGTTGGCCGACCCGGACGGCAACGAGTTCCGCGTCGAAGGCAGCTGAACAACCTTGCGCCTTGCGCGGCTTCTCTGCCGCACCGCCCCGTATCATGGGGCGTTTCTGTCAGCGCCCCACGTGGCCCACATGCGGAACAGATCTTCGCTGTCGGCCAACACTGGCCTCCAATCGGCGCGCAGCGGCTCCACGCCGATCTCCGAGATGCAGTAGCGGAGCACCTCATCCACCGACATCCGTCGACCGGGGATGTGGTGCTTCTTGCTGATCACTCCGGCGGGATTCAACTGTGTGGAGCCGATGTGGGTGTGCGGCGTTCGGACTGTGTCGCCGTCACCCTTCCCTCCTGGGTGCCAGTGGAACGCTATGACCTCGGCGCCATCGATGGTCTGCAAGGCATGCATGTAGCCGCGCGTGGAGACCTTGTAAGGTCCGCGATCCTAATCGTCAGGTGTGTGCAGAATCTCGTAATGAATGCTCAGATCCAGCGTGAGGATGTCGTCTTCCGGCCCGCGGACTCGAACAGCCTCGGCCTCGGCCCAGGCCAGCGTGTGCACCCGCCCCAACACGTGACGTCCGCCGGGGCTGATGACAAGAGGTGTGCGGGTGACGCAGGACAGCGCCCGCTGGATCGGGGAAAGAAAGTTGCCGACAGCCTCGGAAGTGACCTACCGGGCAAATGGAATGAGCATGGCGACCTTTGTAACGGCCATGTTCTCCTGCTCGTCCTCGTAGTCGCCGCGATCCCAGCGGGCTAGAAACTCGTCGCCCGAGATGCTCAGGAGTTTGCGGGCGGTCTTGTCGAACAAGATGCGCCCTTGCTCGGCGCTGAGCTCGTGAACCTCTGGAACAACGTCCCCATCTGTTCTTGTCGTCACGCTTGCCCTCCCCTCTACGAGCATCCTGACAGGTGAAGGATCATGCGTCGGCGCGTCCAGGATCGGGCGGTTCTTCGTCGATGATTGCGCTGCTCCACCGGCCCGACCGGCGTCCCCGTTCCGGCGCGGGCGCCGGGCGGCCCGGCGGCGCGACGCCGAGGCGGATGTTGTCGGCGGGCCCGGCGATGTCGGTGACCGGCGGCAGCACCAGCGGCGCGCTGGCGACCACGCTCAACGTGGTGCGTACCGGCTGCGCTGGGTACGAATGCTCGCCCAGTCGCAACGTGACCGGCCGCCCGGCCATAGCCTCGCCCAGCAGTTCCGGCGCCACCCGACGCCCCGGGTCGATCGCTATCAGGACCGCATCAAACAGCGCCGCCTCGACCGCAGGGTCGGCGGCCTCGGCGGTAACCAGGTAGTGCAGGTCGAAGCGGCGCACCGGTGGGCGTCGGGCAACAACCCGGCCCTCGGCGTCGCGGAGATCCTCCCAGTCGGTTTCCGCGGCCTTCTCGTCCTCGCGGACCCCGGCCAGGAACCACACCAGGGCGGGCCGGTCCGGTCCGGTCTCCACGCCGGGCGGGGCGGGGACACCGAACCGGACCTCGCAGGCGTCCGGCAGCAGCGGCGTGAGCAAGCCGCGCAGGGCCTGGTTCACGTCGGCGATCACCCGAACCTCCCGCCAGCCATGCTCCGATGCTCGCCGCCCGGCCCCGGGGGCGGCCAGCGTCGCCGGGCGGCCACCCGTGCACCCGCCGCTGCCCGAAGGGGCGGCCACCGGTGCACCCGTCGTCGCCCGCCAGCCGCTGCCCGGCGGGCCGGCAGAAGACCACCCTGACAGGCGTCCCGTTCCGCCACAGGGAGGTCCGATGGCCAGCAGCTACCTGTCGCCTGGCGTCTACATGGAGGAGGTGTCCTCCGGCTCCCGGCCGATCGAGGCCGCCGGCACCGCGGTCGCCGCCTTCGTCGGGTTCGCCGAGAAGGGCCCGTTGAACCAGCCGACGCTGGTCACCAACTGGACCCAGTTCACGCAGAACTTCGGCGGGTTCGTCCCCGGCTCGTACCTCGCGCATTCCGTGTACGGGTACTTCGCCAACGGCGGCGGCAGCGCGTACATCGTGCGGGTCGGCTCGGAGAGCGTGGCCGAGCCGCCGGTGCTGCGCGGCGAGCTGCCCGCGGCGGGCGAGGACAACCGGATCGCGTTCGCGGTGCGGGCGCTGCCCGCGGCCGCCGGCGGGGCACCGTTGACGGTCGAGGTGGTGGGCGGGCAGGACCCGGCCGACGAGTCCTTCACGCTGCTGGTCAAGCGCGGCGGCGCGGTGGTCGAGGCCATGGAGGGGCTCACCGTACGGCGGGGGCCGTCCAACGTGGTGACCGCCGTCAAGCAGCAGTCGAAGCTGATCGAGGTCGAGGAGACCCGCGGCGCCCGGGTGGCCACGCTGCCCCGGCAGGGCGTCGAGGTGCCGCTGGCGGGCAACGCGATCGAGCCCGCCGCCCGGGTCGAGCCCAACGTGTACGTCGGCAACTCGGCCGACCGCACCGGTTTCGCGGGCCTGGAGGCGATCGACGAGATCACCATGCTGTCCGTGCCCGACCTGATGGCGGCCCGCGACCGGGGGCTGCTCGACGACGAGGGCGTCCGGGCCGTGCAGGACGCGATGATCACCCACTGCGAGCTGATGCGCGACCGCGTGGCGATCCTGGACACCCCGCCCAGCCTCAACGCCCAGCAGGTCAAGGCGTGGCGGGCCGAGGCCAACTACGACTCCAAGTACGCCGCCCTGTACTGGCCGTGGATCAAGGTGATGGACCCGCTGAGCGGGGCACCGGCGTTCATGCCGCCGAGCGGGCACATGGCGGGCATCTGGGCGCGCAACGACGCGACCCGTGGCGTACACAAGGCTCCTGCCAACGAGGTCGTGCGCGGCGCCATCGCGCTGGAGCTGAACCTCACCAAGGGGGAGCACGACCAGCTGAACCCGGACGGGATCAACTGCATCCGGTCGTTCCCGGGGCAGGGCATCCGGGTGTGGGGCGCCCGTACGCTCTCCAGCGACCCCGAGTGGCGCTACCTGAACGTGCGGCGGCTGTTCAACTACATCGAGAAGTCGATCCTGAACGGCACCAACTGGGTGGTCTTCGAGCCCAACGACCCGAAGCTGTGGGACTCGGTGAAGCGCACCATCACCATGTTCCTGCGCCGGGTGTGGCGCGACGGTGCGCTGTTCGGCTCGACCCCGGCGCAGGCGTTCTTCGTCAAGTGCGACGCCGAGAACAACCCGCCGGAGAACCGCGACGCCGGCATGTTGACCGTCGAGATCGGCGTCGCGCCGGTCAAGCCGGCCGAATTCGTCATCTTCCGTCTGTCCCAGTTCGCCGACGGCGCCGGGCTCGAAGAGTAGGTAGGGGGAGCTTCAGATGCCAGGTGGACTTGGTTCATCGCAGCCCAACGACGCGCTCACCGCGGCGCGCTTCTCCATCACCATCGACGGGTACGAGATCGCCTCGTTCTCCGAGCTGCAGGGCATCACCACGGAGGTGCAGCCGGTGGACTTCCTCGAGTCCACCGACAAGGAGGTCATCTTCAAGAAGCTGCCCGGCAAGATGTCGCCGCCCACCCTCAAGCTGTCCCGCGGCAAGAACCAGTCGATGGAGCTGTGGGCGTGGCACGAGGCGGTGCTGCAGGGCAACATCGTCGCGGCCCGCAAGAGCTGCTCGCTGATCATGTACAACTACGACGGTGCGCCGGTGGCCCGCTATCACCTGGAGAACGCGTGGCCGTCCAAGCTGGAGATCAGCGCGCTGAAGGCGGGCGCCAGCGAGGTGCTGATGGAGACCGTCACGATCGTGTGTGAGCACATCCAGCGGGTGTCCGGATGACCGCTCCCACCGAGGTGCTGCGCACGGAGTACCCGTTCGTGCTGCCGCGCGGCTACGTGGACGAGGACGGGCGGGTGCACCGCGAGGGCGTCATGCGCCTCGCCACCGGCCGCGACGAGATCATGCCGCAGACCGATCCACGGGTACGGCAGAACAGCGCGTACCTCTCGATTCTGCTGCTGGAACGTACGGTCACCTCGCTGGGCTCGCTGCCGTCCGTGGACACGTTCGTGGTGGAGAACCTGTTCGCCTCGGACCTCGCGTTCCTGCAGGACCTGTACCGGCGGATCAACTCCGAAGGCCGCACCGAGGCGGCGGTCACCTGCCCGAACTGCGGGCACGACTTCGCCGTCGACCTGGCCGGTGATGCACCGGGGGGATCCTGACGTACGCGACCGACCACCTCTGGGAACAGGTCGCGTACGTCGCCTACTACCTGCACTGGTCGTTCGACCAGATCCTCGACCTGGAACACCCCGTACGGGACCGGGTCGTCGCCGAGATCGGCAAGATCCACACGCAGCGGGACGAGAAGGGCTGGTGAGACTATGCGATGGCCTTTTCGCCGCCGGGCCGCCAAGTCGGCCGCCCAGCCGGACCCGGCAGCCCAGGCGAACCCGGCCGCCGAGTCCGTCCCGGCCGCCTCGCCCGTCCCGGACGCGGCGGCGTCAGCGCGGCCGGAACGCCCGCACGGCGCCGGCGCCCGGCGGCGGGCCTGGCAGACGCTCCCGCCGCTCGCACCGGTGGTGGGTGCGCCTAGCCTGACCATGGGCACCCCGCCGGTGAGCGGAACCCGGCCGATGCTGCACCGGCCACCGGCGCCACCGCCCGCCACCCGTCCCGTCGGCCGGGTCGACGGGCTGGCCGACGTCCTGCCCGCGCTGGATGTCTCCCGGCCCGAGGCGCCCGCGCCCGCGCCGCGCCCGGTGCGTGCCGTGGCCCGGCCGTCC
Protein-coding regions in this window:
- a CDS encoding phage tail sheath family protein translates to MASSYLSPGVYMEEVSSGSRPIEAAGTAVAAFVGFAEKGPLNQPTLVTNWTQFTQNFGGFVPGSYLAHSVYGYFANGGGSAYIVRVGSESVAEPPVLRGELPAAGEDNRIAFAVRALPAAAGGAPLTVEVVGGQDPADESFTLLVKRGGAVVEAMEGLTVRRGPSNVVTAVKQQSKLIEVEETRGARVATLPRQGVEVPLAGNAIEPAARVEPNVYVGNSADRTGFAGLEAIDEITMLSVPDLMAARDRGLLDDEGVRAVQDAMITHCELMRDRVAILDTPPSLNAQQVKAWRAEANYDSKYAALYWPWIKVMDPLSGAPAFMPPSGHMAGIWARNDATRGVHKAPANEVVRGAIALELNLTKGEHDQLNPDGINCIRSFPGQGIRVWGARTLSSDPEWRYLNVRRLFNYIEKSILNGTNWVVFEPNDPKLWDSVKRTITMFLRRVWRDGALFGSTPAQAFFVKCDAENNPPENRDAGMLTVEIGVAPVKPAEFVIFRLSQFADGAGLEE
- a CDS encoding phage tail protein; amino-acid sequence: MPGGLGSSQPNDALTAARFSITIDGYEIASFSELQGITTEVQPVDFLESTDKEVIFKKLPGKMSPPTLKLSRGKNQSMELWAWHEAVLQGNIVAARKSCSLIMYNYDGAPVARYHLENAWPSKLEISALKAGASEVLMETVTIVCEHIQRVSG
- a CDS encoding phage tail assembly protein → MTAPTEVLRTEYPFVLPRGYVDEDGRVHREGVMRLATGRDEIMPQTDPRVRQNSAYLSILLLERTVTSLGSLPSVDTFVVENLFASDLAFLQDLYRRINSEGRTEAAVTCPNCGHDFAVDLAGDAPGGS
- a CDS encoding DUF6760 family protein, translating into MTYATDHLWEQVAYVAYYLHWSFDQILDLEHPVRDRVVAEIGKIHTQRDEKGW